A part of Rhinolophus ferrumequinum isolate MPI-CBG mRhiFer1 chromosome 11, mRhiFer1_v1.p, whole genome shotgun sequence genomic DNA contains:
- the NAALADL1 gene encoding aminopeptidase NAALADL1 — translation MQWVKLLGGLVGAAALLGLGIILGHFAIPKGAEPPAPSVSFAQDLDLEILETVMGQLDASRIRENLRELSREPHLASSPRDEALVQLLLQRWRDPQSGLDSAEASAYEVLLSFPSQEQPNRVAIVGPTGDILFSCRQSEENLTGEQGGPDVVPPYAAYAPSGTPQGLLVYANRGAEEDFKELQTQGIDLNNTIALTRYGGVGRGAKAVNAAKFKVAGVLVYTDPADINDGRSLPNETFPHSWHLPPSGVERGSYYEYFGDPLTPYLPANPSSFRLDPDTVSGFPPIPIQPIGFQDAKVLLCNLQGNSAPDAWQGALGCDYKLGPGFHPDSVFTGSQVNVSVYNRLELRNSSNVLGFIRGAVEPDRYVLYGNHRDSWVHGAVDPSSGTAVLLELSRVLGTLLKKGTWRPRRSVVFASWGAEEFGLIGSTEFTEEFFSKLQERTVAYINVDISVFANATLRAQGTPPVQSVVFSAAKQIPSPGPGSLSIYDNWIRYFNRSSPVYGLVPSLGSLGAGSDYAPFIHFLGISSMDIAYTYDRSKTSARIYPTYHTAFDTFGYVDKFVDPGFRSHQAVAQMAGSVLLRLSDSLFLPLNVSDYTETLQSFLQAAQQYFGALLEQHSISLGPLVTAVEKFEEAAAALSQHISVLQKDTLDPLQVRMLNDQLMLLERTFLNPRAFPEERYYSHVLWAPRTGSVATFPGLANAYFRAMKAGAGSAAWAEVHRQLSIVVAALEGAAATLRPVVNL, via the exons ATGCAGTGGGTGAAGTTGCTTGGAGGGTTAGTGGGGGCTGCTGCCCTCTTGGGGCTGGGGATCATCCTGGGCCACTTTGCCATCCCCAAAGGGgctgagcccccagcccccagtgtCTCATTCGCCCAGGACCTGGACCTGGAGATCCTTGAGACCGTCATGGGACAGCTAGATGCCAGCAGGATCCGGGAGAATCTACG AGAACTCTCCAGGGAGCCGCACCTGGCCTCCAGCCCTCGGGACGAGGCGCTGGTGCAGCTGCTACTGCAGCGCTGGAGGGACCCACAGTCAGGGCTGGACTCGGCTGAGGCCTCTGCGTACGAAGTGCTGCTGTCCTTCCCCAGCCAGGAGCAGCCTAACCGCGTGGCCATTG TGGGTCCCACTGGGGACATCCTCTTCTCCTGTCGCCAGAGTGAAGAGAACCTgactggggagcagggagggcctGATGTGGTTCCACCCTATGCTGCCTACGCTCCCTCCGGAACTCCACAG GGCCTCCTTGTCTATGCCAACCGGGGCGCGGAAGAAGACTTTAAGGAACTACAGACTCAAGGCATTGATCTCAATAACACCATCGCCCTGACCCGCTACGGAGGTGTAGGACGTGGGGCCAAG GCTGTGAATGCTGCCAAGTTCAAGGTGGCTGGGGTGCTAGTGTACACAGACCCTGCAGACATCAACGATGGGCGGAGCTTGCCCAATGAGACCTTCCCGCACTCCTGGCACCTGCCTCCCTCGGGGGTGGAGAGAGGCTCCTACTATGAGTATTTTGGGGACCCGCTGACCCCATACCTTCCAGCCAATCCTTCCTCCTTCCGTCTGGATCCTGACACTGTCTCCGGATTTCCCCCAATTCCCATTCAGCCTATTGGCTTCCAGGACGCAAAAGTCCTTCTCTG tAACCTTCAAGGAAACTCGGCCCCGGATGCCTGGCAAGGAGCCCTGGGTTGTGATTACAAGTTGGGGCCCGGCTTCCACCCTGATAGTGTCTTCACAGGCAG CCAGGTGAACGTGAGTGTCTACAACCGCCTGGAACTGCGGAACTCCTCCAACGTCCTGGGGTTCATCCGTGGGGCTGTGGAGCCTG ACCGCTATGTGCTGTATGGAAACCACCGGGACAGCTGGGTACACGGGGCAGTGGACCCCAGCAGTGGCACGGCTGTCCTTCTGGAGCTCTCCCGCGTCCTGGGGACCCTGCTGAAGAAGG gcaCCTGGCGCCCCCGGAGATCGGTCGTGTTTGCGAGCTGGGGGGCAGAGGAGTTTGGGCTCATTGGCTCCACAGAATTCACGGAG GAGTTCTTCAGCAAGCTGCAGGAGCGCACAGTGGCCTACATCAACGTGGACATATCTGTGTTTG CCAACGCCACCCTGAGGGCACAGGGGACGCCCCCGGTCCAGAGCGTGGTCTTCTCCGCAGCCAAGCAG ATCCCCTCGCCTGGCCCCGGCAGCCTCAGCATCTATGACAACTGGATCCGGTATTTCAACCGTAGCAGCCCAGTGTACGGCCTGGTACCCAG CTTGGGCTCTCTGGGTGCAGGCAGCGACTATGCACCCTTCATTCACTTCCTGGGCATCTCCTCCATGGACATTGCCTACACCTACGACAGG AGCAAGACCTCAGCCCGGATCTACCCCACCTACCACACAGCCTTCGACACCTTCGGTTACGTGGACAAGTTCGTGGACCCTG GCTTCCGCAGCCACCAGGCCGTGGCCCAGATGGCGGGGAGCGTGCTTCTCCGGCTCAGTGATAGCCTCTTCCTGCCTCTCAATGTCAGTGACTACACTGAGACCCTCCAAAGCTTCCTGCAGGCCGCCCAGCAGTACTTCGGGGCCCTGTTGGAGCAGCACAGCATCAGCCTGG GGCCTCTGGTGACTGCAGTGGAGAAGTTCGAAGAGGCGGCTGCGGCCTTGAGCCAACACATATCAGTGCTGCAGAAGGACACCCTCGA CCCCCTGCAGGTCCGGATGCTGAATGACCAACTGATGCTCTTGGAACGGACCTTCCTGAACCCTCGAGCCTTCCCAGAGGAACGCTACTACAG CCATGTGCTCTGGGCACCCCGCACCGGCTCTGTAGCCACATTCCCAGGCCTGGCTAATGCCTACTTCAGAGCCATGAAGGCAGGCGCCGGATCTGCAGCCTGGGCTGAGGTACACAGGCAGCTCAGCATTGTGGTGGCAGCCCTGGAGGGTGCGGCTGCCACCCTGAGGCCTGTGGTTAACCTCTGA
- the SAC3D1 gene encoding SAC3 domain-containing protein 1, which translates to MPDYELPVGTCWEMCPAAERVRREKECRLHRFEVAPGLRGDRPRADPQRAVKEYSRPAAGKAQPSPSQLRPPSVLLATVRYLASEVAERADASRTEVATFVADRLRAVRLDLALQRAGDSEAAVVLEAALAVLLAVVARLGSDAARGPADPVLLQAQVQEGFGSLRRCYAQGPGPHPRQSAFQSLFLLYNLGSVEALHEVLQLPAALRSCPAVRTALSVDAAFREGNTARLFRLLRTLPFLQSCAVQCHVGHARRRALARLSRALSTPKGQTLPLGFMVHLLALDGPEEARDLCQAHGLPLDGQERVVFLRGRYIEKGLPPAGTCEVLVGSKLGGRTLEEVVMAEEEEEEGGDRSKSWA; encoded by the exons ATGCCCGACTACGAGCTTCCCGTGGGCACGTGCTGGGAGATGTGCCCGGCCGCCGAGCGCGTCCGGCGCGAAAAGGAGTGCCGCCTGCACCGCTTCGAGGTGGCGCCGGGGCTCCGCGGGGACCGGCCTCGCGCGGATCCGCAGCGCGCCGTGAAGGAGTACAGCCGGCCGGCCGCCGGCAAGGCCCAGCCCTCACCGAGCCAGCTGCGTCCGCCGTCCGTACTGCTGGCCACTGTGCGCTACCTGGCCAGCGAGGTGGCCGAGCGCGCCGACGCATCCCGCACCGAGGTGGCCACTTTCGTGGCTGACCGGTTGCGCGCCGTGCGGCTGGACCTGGCCCTGCAGCGCGCGGGTGACTCCGAGGCGGCGGTGGTGCTGGAGGCGGCGCTGGCTGTACTGCTGGCCGTGGTGGCGCGGCTCGGGTCCGATGCAGCTCGCGGGCCAGCGGACCCGGTGCTGTTGCAGGCCCAGGTGCAGGAGGGCTTCGGTTCGCTGCGGCGCTGCTACGCGCAGGGCCCCGGGCCCCACCCCCGCCAGTCCGCCTTCCAGAGCCTATTTCTGCTCTATAACCTGG GCTCGGTGGAGGCCCTTCATGAGGTTCTGCAGCTGCCCGCTGCCCTGCGTTCCTGCCCAGCCGTGCGCACCGCCCTGTCTGTGGATGCCGCCTTCCGCGAAGGCAATACTGCCCGCCTGTTCCGCCTGCTGCGGACCCTGCCCTTCCTGCAGAGCTGTGCTGTGCAATGCCACGTGGGCCATGCCCGCCGCAGAGCCTTGGCGCGCCTCTCTCGTGCCCTAAGCACCCCCAAGGGCCAGACCCTACCCCTGGGCTTCATGGTCCACTTATTGGCCCTGGATGGGCCGGAGGAGGCACGGGACCTGTGCCAGGCCCATGGACTGCCCTTGGATGGACAGGAGAGAGTTGTGTTCCTGAGGGGCCGCTACATCGAGAAGGGGCTACCACCTGCCGGGACCTGCGAAGTGTTGGTAGGGAGCAAACTTGGAGGGCGCACCCTGGAGGAGGTGGTcatggcagaggaggaggaggaggagggtggggacagaTCCAAATCCTGGGCTTGA
- the SNX15 gene encoding sorting nexin-15 isoform X1, whose product MSRQVKDDFLRHYTVSDPRTHPKGYTEYKVTAQFISKRNPEDGKEVVVWKRYSDFRKLHGDLAYTHRNLFRRLEEFPAFPRAQVFGRFEASVIEERRKGAEDLLRFTVHIPALNNSPQLKEFFRGGEVTRLSEVSRDLHILPPPLIPPPPEEPQPPPDESWLPQPLPVEKRGLEELEVPADPPPSSPAQEALDLLFNCGTTEEASSSPARGPLTEAELALFDPFSKEEGAGPSPTHIGELAAMEAESERLDQEPWEPGGQEDEEDEERGSAPAYLSQATELITQALRDEKAGAYPAALQGYRDGVHILLQGVPGDPSPARREGVKKKAAEYLKRAEEILHLHLSQLPP is encoded by the exons TTCATCTCAAAGAGGAACCCAGAGGATGGCAAAGAG GTGGTGGTCTGGAAGCGGTACAGCGACTTCCGCAAGCTGCATGGTGACCTGGCCTACACCCACCGCAACCTCTTCCGCCGTCTTGAGGAGTTCCCTGCTTTCCCCCGGGCCCAAGTCTTTG GCCGGTTCGAAGCCTCGGTGATTGAGGAGCGGCGAAAGGGGGCTGAGGACTTGCTTCGCTTCACCGTGCACATCCCCGCGCTCAACAACAGCCCTCAACTCAAGGAGTTCTTCCGG GGTGGAGAGGTGACACGACTATCCGAGGTGTCCAGGGACCTGCATATCCTTCCACCCCCTCTGATCCCACCACCCCCTGAGGAGCCCCAGCCACCACCTGATGAGTCCTGGTTGCCCCAGCCACTCCCTGTAGAGAAGAGGGGCCTTGAAGAGTTGGAGGTGCCAG CGGACCCCCCACCATCCAGCCCTGCCCAGGAGGCCCTGGATCTCCTCTTTAACTGTGGGACCACCGAGGAGGCGTCCAGTTCCCCTGCCCGAGGCCCCCTCACCGAGGCTGAGCTTGCCCTCTTCGACCCCTTCTCCAAGGAAG AAGGTGCAGGCCCCAGTCCTACCCACATAGGTGAACTGGCAGCAATGGAGGCAGAGTCAGAGAGGCTGGACCAGGAACCCTgggagccaggagggcaggaggatgAAGAAGACGAGGAAAGAGGGTCTGCCCCTGCCTATCTGAGCCAAGCCACAGAGCTCATCACCCAGGCCCTACGGGACGAGAAAGCAGGCGCCTACCCTGCAGCTCTGCAGGGCTACCGGGATGGTGTTCACATCCTGCTTCAGGGAGTTCCGG GTGATCCATCACCTGCCCGCAGGGAGGGTGTGAAGAAGAAGGCAGCTGAGTATCTAAAGCGGGCAGAGGAAATTCTGCACCTACACCTGTCCCAACTCCCACCCTGA